GATCTCTTGACATCTGCAGTAAAATGCTGAAGATGTTCTATCAGTCTGTGGTGGCAAGTGTGCTGCTGTATGCTGCGGTAATGTAATTGGAGCCAGAATGGACACGCTGGGAGAGGCGGTGGGAAAATGCAGACTAAAGACATCAGAAACCATCCCgaacaactctgatcacccactttataacatctttatggaacagAGAAACATCAGCACTGGAAGACTCTGTGCTGTAAAACagagagatacagaaaatcaaTTGTACCCACAGCCATTTTCAATTCTCATACAGATAGATGAGCtatgtcagacatatgaatttccctctgggatcaataaagttattcttaatTGTCAAAATGGGGATGGAGctggtcaggagagaggtgcagCACAgaatgtctgcagccatctgaaagtcacggttgcatttcagccagtggtgtcgGGGATCTTCTCATAACTGAGGGAATTGCACAAATGCATAAAGTACGATGCAGATTTAGATTCACCGCGAAATgacatctggaaagcatctgattggtaacggcttcatttttcaggtaGAAGCAACTTTATCGCATGGACTTGCATGGCTGCCAGTGTAACCAGGCCGCTGgtgtttgctgatgatgtgactgctgatggaagcagcaggatgaattcttcAGACTGCGCTGCACAGAGCAAATACacaatgatccaaagcacactgcaaaagcaacaagaGTTGCTCAAGCAAAAGAGGTGGGGTATTCATCAGTGGCCAAGCCATCTGATCAGTGAAACAGAGCATCATTTTCAGTTATGTAATGcaaaactgaacaaataaaataaagtttaatctaatatTTTGTGCCCGCATAACCTGCATATAACCTGCTGCTGTGCCGAGGATAGCACTGAGTAAAGCACACCAAATCAGATGCACTTGAGTTCTTGCAGCTTTTTCCGTttattttagtcataatttttCTCTACATTGCTTGGTTGTGTGTGGATGACCCAGGCAGCTGACAGGaaagttttttgggtttttttaaatagagtGACTCATTTGGGGGCAGCATGATGGTTgacactgttacctcacagcaagaaggtccaggGTTCAATCCCAccttggcctttctgtgtggagtttgcatgttctccccgtgtctgtgtgggtttcctcccacagtccaaagacatgcacttactggggttaggtaaactggtggttctaaattgcccataggtgtgaatggttgtctgtctctgtgacaggctggtgaccagTCCAGGGTGTACCGACTATTCTCAAGTTTCACTACAACTGGATTAAAGGCTGCAAAATCTGCATCTAACATTAACACTGGAGTGCAGTTCTGTTTGTTGGTCCTCccgtttttttccttcccactgtcgccaagtgcttgctcgtaGGGGGCTCTTTTgactggttttctctgtaattagggctgcaatgattagtcgacattgtcgacaataatcgacaataaaaatagttgacgacgaatttaattgtcgatAATAGTCTGGTGTAACTAATactggtgaaactgtgccaactttgttttacagggacgaaaaagtactatatacttttttatggttggaaaaatggaacAATTAaagttatatcagcagcaaacctgattaaaagttttgaatgaagtatgtgtttactaccacattttaaataaccttatgcaaaatgtaaaagctgagagctaaataagtgccatttcataattatgtgattcataatccgattaATCTACTAATCATTTCAGtagtcgatgactaatcgactatcaaaatagtcgttagttgcagccctatctGTAATTATCGGGtctttacaatacaaagcacctttggagcgactgtttgttgtgatttggtgctatataaataaaactgaatatattGAGATCATTCACTtcacaaaatgtgtttattatgaTTTGCTGTcatttggttatttttttcctctgttgttAAATGTAACAACAATATTTGTGCTTTCAAAAACATGTACAAACTTACaaataaaatccacaaaaacCATCTCATTTGGATTATTACTGACAGCCTTTAATAATCACAAAACTCAGTGTGTCAGCAGATCCACATCAGATGCAAAACATGTGCCACACGTTAACATCTGTAAGATTTACGGTCACATGGTGGCAGAACAACATTTGGTCAGTTCATGGCTGAAACTGATGTAATAAATCCAACACtacaacaaaaaagagagaatgagggtctgtgtgtgtgtgtgtgtgtgtgtggcccatTCAGCCTCAGTGCGAGACTGCTCCTCTTTCActggttttctctctctcttctctctggccaccacttctcttttcttcttctttgtcctcCATGCTCACTGGTAGCCACGACTCTTTGTGCAACTTCTCGTTCTTTTCCACCTCCTCGACGCTGGGTGCTGATTTTCCCTGCATGTATGCCGGCAAGTGCTTGAATTCTTCCTCATTCACATCATACTCCTTCATCTTTGAGTTCAAAATCCACCAGCGGCCAGCAAAGCCAACATCCAACACCCGCTGAGCGAGCTCCCTCCAGGGCACTGACAGGTTAGAGCACTGGGCTTCATACAGCATGGTGTCCGGGTCATAGTCAGCATAGTATACCACAGAAAGAAGACCCAGGCTAATGTGGCGGAGCCGGCCCTCATTACGGAGCTTCACCAGACTCTGGACGTGGCCGTCAGAGGTGGAGCTGCGGATCCACGGGGACAGCAGGCCCAGCTGGTTGGAATGCTCCAGCATTGCAGCATCGAAGGAAAAGCGGTCGGGTTTGGTGTAGAAGCAGGCCCAGGCCCCGCCCAACACAGTCACGTACACAGAGGTTTTGAGCGGCCTCTCccaggcaccaacaaccatcTCTCTGCATGCTTCTTTGTAGTCAGACAGCAGGCTGCGACACCACACACCTGTAgggagcagaggaggaaaatCTCAGGCGGGATTTAAACCCCTCTCCTCACACTGGATAGGGTGTCCGGGAAAGCTGCTACTTTTCCAATCTGACATTCACACCCGTTTTTAACACTATAACCAGCCAGCTGTGTGGAGGTGAGGAGTCAGGTGATCAGTCAGGTGGTGCATCTCTCCTAATGTAATCCCCATCTTCTTCTTTTAATCAACTATTGGTGGCATTTTCATATTAACAACCCAATTCAGGATTATTAATATAAAAGAGACTATGAACTACAATTAATTCTATATTTACTCTTGTTTTATCAAATCATCCTTAGAAACAAAAAGCTGGGACTGACTGTTTAACCATCTGCCACATCAGATTCCACACAACTATTATTTAACACCACAACTAAGATCGAGATCAAAATAAGCTGACAGTAGCTTGTGCACTAAAGGCTCTTGGTCTATTAGACCTGATTACTTACATATGTTTAAGTGTTGTGCCATTATTACACCTCTATGGAAAGTTCAACAGATCCACGGCCTGAATTACCAAAGCTAAACCTAAAGCCACTGAATTCATCAGAAACTGTTACCAAATCCAGCCTTCTCCTCAGCAAGTTCACAAGCACATCTTATATTTAACAGGTTTTTGGATTAAGAGTGTGATTGCTTTGGGTGTGATCAATTATAGATGAAATGTGCTTAATAAAGACAAATATTTAGGATTTGTTGTCATGTATGTAAAAGATCACATTAATCCTTGAAGGACTTTAGTGAAGCTATGCAAGTCGTAATCAGGGGATGTGGCTGCTAATATTACAAAAACCTAAACATGATCAACAACTGGCTCTATATGCACTTATGCCTGCATTTAAAGAGTCTGTAAGACTCATAGTTGCAGGCTATTTAAGTAGCTAAAATGCCTGGGAATATCTCTTTTATGCCACACCTTTACTAAATAATATTATCAGAGCGTGGGCACAGCCATAAACTTGTGTTTGCCAGTGAGCTAGCTACCGTGGCTAACCCGTGTCTCAGGGGTGTCTCACCCGCTTTGCTGTTTCTCAGCCGCTCCCAGCGGCTCGCTGTGACCGGAGGCGCAGCTGCTTCCGCCGCCGAGCTGAACAGCACCCTCGCTGCACGTAACGAGGCCATTTTCACGAGTCTTATGCACTAAAGCCGGTAAACCTCATGCATACCCGGCATTCTAGCTCTCCAGCAGAGACCTCACATGAAGTCAAAATGGCgcaggcttcttcttcttctgctgcttcttcagtAGTTGACTGCCAACAATTAGGTggattaccgccacctactgggcTGGAGTGGTGGTACCAGACTCCAAAACGCAGTCCGCAGCACGAGGATTACAGATTATATTTACAATATCTGTGTATCTTAGAAACTCCCTTTAAAAAATGCTGCCATGCCACATTAATAATCCCTTGCAATAAAATAACTCCTGCACACcgttatttttgtatttttggtttgAGAATTTATCTAGCCTTCCTGTTTAATAGCACATAGTCCGCTGTTTCCCTCTCTTGGTTTTCCTGATAGTTGCATAGTTGAACATAATCTTGTTCATTTCTTAACCTAGAAAATATTATTTCTTCCCTTCCTATTGCCTTGCTTTGTCCCATTTGTCCCTGTGCATTGTATAACACAGGGGCCTTTCCTCTGCCCCTGTATCCCACCTGTGAtgccatttcttttttattttcttaatggCTACCGGGGGGAGGCCTCAGGGCAGACCCAAGACAcattggagagattatatctctcagcagGCCTGGGAATGTCTCAGTGCTCCCTGCAATGAGGTCTGCACCCGcaacctggccctggataagaggatgaaaatggatggatttttattacttttttcctcttctttactATTACATCTTCAAGCTCCTCAAACATGAGATGTCCCTCTGATATAACCATTTCCAtttcctgtccatcctggtcactcccaatgaaaatctgagcatcttcaccTCTGGTTACCTCCAGCgccacctcctgtcttttttcaCCATCCATTATCTCCAAGTTATACATCATAACAGGTCTCAGTACTGTCTGTCCcttcttgctgctatccttgtGTCAGAAAAGATCCCCTGACACTCacctccaccctgcctgcactctctttgTCACCTCTCTTATGCTCTGTCTGTTGCTTTTACCTGGTTGACCTCAGGCATTTAAACTCAtacaccttcactacctctgttccttgcagcttcacagttacacctgtctccctctcattcacacacagattctgtcttgtttctactgactttcaaaGGCTTGAATCCATCTCTCAGTCCAACCACACACCACAGCactctcactgtcctcatatgTGTCCTGCATCATCCTCACATACtttgccactcctgacttcctcatacaGTACCTCAGCTCCTCATTTGGCACTCTATTATATGCTTTCTGTAGATGCTCAAAGACATAGTGCAACTCCGTCTGAGTGTCTGCAGGTGGTCCAGTTTAAGTCTGCTGGTAGAAAAGTGTTCCCTTGCAAGGGTTCCATTTGGTTGCTACCTGAACAGAGTATCAAAAAGGGAAGGAAATGGAATAAAGtcgaaaatataaatatatttctaaAAAATGTCgcattttatatacatttaacAACATTCACTGTGCCGTataactgtgtttttaaaaaatggttaaTATGTTTCACTTCCAGTTCCTCCCATTACCGTATCACTGCATATTATTcttaattttcacattttaaaaacactgctgcttcatgtttaaaaaaaagagcatttcttctgcttttgatggtttttttggtatgttttagAACTTTTGAAATAAAGTTATTTTCAAAAAAACGCGTCCACGTGACAGCTTTGTTTACGTGGTGACGTGTACCGGAAGTTGTGTTAACTCGTTTGcctgtgacagcagcagcagggtgtTAGGCTGTTAGAGACAGGCGTTAGCGTTGCagtgttatttatttctgtcagtTTATTAAACGAGCACGGGCGTTGCTGAAACATATTAGCGTTCGCTTTATTAAACATTTAAGTGTTAGCTGGTCGTAGCTTCAGCTGAGGCCCTTTAGCATCGTCACTTACATCCTGCTGAGTAGCAAAGACAGCTGTTAAACGTATTTATCGTCTTAACCTGAACCTTAAGTGGGATATTTAACTGCAAACTTAAATGTTTTCCTTCTTGGTAAAGTAACAGCTGTTATTACcgactctctttctctcagctCTGAAGTTACTGGCTGTCCTGAAGGGATGGCTACTCCAGACAACCTACAGTTCCAAGGTAAATATCACAGAACCTAAAGGTGAGATAGGGTGGTGGCGTGGGTATTTGGTAGAACTGCTGTCCCCATGTTTTcgagctcaaatccagctgtcCTCTCCACAtaaatcagctgacagctaaCTCAGACAGCTGGTTTAGGGTTTGTAGAGTCTGCACTGCAGTGACAAATCGCAGatagaaataaaaatcagtaaaaTGAATAGTGAAACATTTGTGTGCACCTGCTTTCTTAATCGTATACTTTTTCTTTCAATATGTGCCTCCAAAAATATGTACTGTTACATGCAGTATACATACTTTTGGGACATAATGTTTCAGTATAACGTTGCACTTTCCTCCTTCTACATGTGGTGTTGGCACAGAGGATTATGGGTCAGATTTGCCAGGAAATGTTGCTTGCTTGAATTCTATATAATAAAAATTGGCTAACTGGTTGTTTTATAGCGTGTAGAATTTGACATGGTATACACTGGGAGTCTTTTCTGTGTAATACTAAATGGCATGGTAGCATGGCTATTGAAATACCTTCATGATGTGAAAATAACTTCTCTAACTGTGTGCATTCTAATTTTGTTCAATAAAGTTTGTgttgtaaaacttaaaaaaacagtCTCTGTGAGGCAGACTGACACACTGTGTTTGCCCTTGAATGGAGTGAAATAAAGTATGGAAGCAGTTTGCAGCTGACTTTAAAAAGTCAGAACAGAGACTGTGGCCTCTGTTAACATTTAGAACACTGATACAGGTGCTTTTAACCTGCATCTCCTGAGCATGCAGCAGCAATGCTTCATATCCTGCTGTATGGCCCAAAGTTTCTGTGTTCACAGCCTCACTGGTGACACCTACAGATCGGcgattaaaggaaaaatctgaGCTGTTTGTAATGGGAGGATTTTGCTGGCATGTTTTGGGTCTACGTACAGGGAGGGGTTCTAATAATCACCTTTACTCAGTAATTAAAATTACTATGGGATGGGAGTGGCTCTTCCAGTATGACAGTGCCCACAGACAGACGCACACATCTGCTACTTAGTGTTAAGTAACTTCTTGAATGGTCTGGAGCGTACAGTAAACTGTTccatttgtcagataattcaaTTAAGATGATTTATAAAGatcacaacagcacaaacatagtgaacaggtccagttcagggacttgAAGTAGGAAACTACCAACAAAGACCAAGATGGCTTTTTCAGTACCAGTTTGTAAATGTGCTCTTTACATGGGGATTGACTCTCTTTTGGAGTGGCCATCAGAAGAATAGCACTGATCAGCTGCCTTTTACCCCTGTGTGTCTGTAGAGTttgaggaagcagcagagctgctgtctgCAGACCCCGGGGCCTCCACACTCAGTTTGTCGGCCTCAAACACCCCCAGCACAACAGCATCAGCAGGAGAAGATGTGAAGCTAGACCTATCAGAGGACGAGGAGGGTCAGGAAGAGAGTTCAGAGGTAAAAACATTGtgtggagtaaaaaaaaaggtcGAGTCTTTGATTTGAGTGGCCATGAAGTGATAGACGTCTGTGCTTCCAGCTGTTAGGAGGGCAGAAACCAAGTGCTGGCTTCTGGACCTTTGAGTACTATCAGTCTTTCTTCAATGTGGACACAGTGCAGGTATGATATGACATCTGTCAGCCACACTCTGTCTACAGGTAAACTCCTGAAAGCCATGGTTCTGATATGTCAGTCAGTTTTATGTTGCATTGTTCTTTTGTTTGACCCTGTCGTGATGCAGGTGCTGGACAGAGTTAAGGGGTCAGTGATGCCACTGCCTGGAAGAAACTTCATCAAGCACTACCTTAGGAGTAACCCAGATCTGTATGGTAAGCAGAAACTGAAGTATGTAATGATTAAACTGTATTGCAAGCAGAATAGTTTTTTACACCAGGGATTAAAAATTATGTTACGATAAAGCAGTTGCTTGAAAAATAGGTTAGAATGTTAATAACTGCTAAAACAGATTATTTTCCCTGAGAAATACATTGCAGATATTCTGTCTGAGACAGTGTGTGTCCAAAGATGTCCAAACTGAGGacagttttttatttcttgcttCTTTAAAAGGCCAAATTTTGAGGCTGAAATTAGATTTTTGTTCAGGGAAATTTAAGTCACACTTAGCTATCCCTCAATCCCTGTTATAGATAGGGTCAGATTTACTGTTGGTTTACAACAAGGCAAGCCCCTTTTTAGTGTTAAAAAACTAAAGCGGCACACTAAAAATGTAGGCATAGGCATCACTGCATATGTAATAATAGGCATTTCATTCCCAAAATTTGTGAAGGAGAGCATTTCAATGAATTATACAAACAAGATTTCCTGTTTGTGGCCGACAATTTACTGCAAACGTTTAGAGCTGAGACACGCAGAGTTCTTAACGCAGGAGGAGTCATTTCCCGGTACACGGCACAATGGGTGTACTAAATGTAGCCAGGttattttaagcagtttttcagagttttattcatatttctgcACAGAGGTCGGCCCGTAATAAAAGCTGCACAAAACcctctgtgtgtctttgctcagtagtgcatgcacacacagctcTCCCCGTCACAAATCGGTCATCATCTaaattttagtcttttttttttttttttttcgctcagGTGAGGGATCTCTTTATTATCTTATTGAATATAACAATTAATTCATGCAACTCAAACACGTCTGAGCCCTGAGCTGTTCGGGTGTCAGGTGCATTTAACTGTCTGTTACCCATAGGTGGCTGGAAGATTATTTCCTTTAATAAATATCTGCACATCGGTCGGAAACTGATCGAATATTTTGAGTTCTTCCTCTGATCCACACCGTCTCCATCGATTTCTAACAGAAGGCTTTGCACGTATTTCAGAATGTATCGATATGCCCTCAGTTACCTCTCATTGATCTGAATTTTCATGCTGTTTCCAGACAGAAATCTAATTACACGCTTTAAGACCTGCTGATTTGCTCTAGATCGGTAATTTGTTTAAATTAACTGGCTGCTCATACATTGATGCCTTGTTAGCAGCTGCGCTTTTGTGATGCAGTGTCATGCTAATTTACCCTGCTTAGTAAATTTGGTTgtaaacaagaaaatgaatgcACTCAAATGTGCGTTTGTGTAGGTCCCTTCTGGATTTGTGTCACACTGGTGTTCTCTGTAGCGATCAGTGGGAACCTGTCCACCTTCCTCAGTGAGATGGGGAACCCCACCTTCCACTACAGACCACAGTTTCATAAAGGTTAGTCGCCCACTGTCTCAGTTTGACTGTGTCACTCTTGCACGCTGGATCTGCATGGTGTCCatcttctttctttgctttcagtGACGATTGCTGCAGTAGTGATCTTCATGTATGCCTGGCTGGTGCCGATCGGGTTGTGGGGTTTTTTGACCTGGAGGCAAGGGGCTGAGAGGCAAACTGGAGGCTATTCATTCCTGGAGACTGTCTGTGTCTACGGCTACTCGCTGTTTATCTATATCCCCACCTCTGTGAGTGCACCCATGATGTTTCCATCCATCACCTGTGGCATTTACGGGCTGTATAAGTTACCCTGCCCCCTCTCCACAGAATGTACATGGAAAATCTAACACTCATTTTAAATTATACTTTAAGAAACCTCTGATGTCATACATTATGTATCACTTGCTGTAATGTCGAGGCCT
Above is a window of Archocentrus centrarchus isolate MPI-CPG fArcCen1 unplaced genomic scaffold, fArcCen1 scaffold_43_ctg1, whole genome shotgun sequence DNA encoding:
- the timm29 gene encoding mitochondrial import inner membrane translocase subunit Tim29, with translation MASLRAARVLFSSAAEAAAPPVTASRWERLRNSKAGVWCRSLLSDYKEACREMVVGAWERPLKTSVYVTVLGGAWACFYTKPDRFSFDAAMLEHSNQLGLLSPWIRSSTSDGHVQSLVKLRNEGRLRHISLGLLSVVYYADYDPDTMLYEAQCSNLSVPWRELAQRVLDVGFAGRWWILNSKMKEYDVNEEEFKHLPAYMQGKSAPSVEEVEKNEKLHKESWLPVSMEDKEEEKRSGGQREEREKTSERGAVSH
- the yipf2 gene encoding protein YIPF2: MATPDNLQFQEFEEAAELLSADPGASTLSLSASNTPSTTASAGEDVKLDLSEDEEGQEESSELLGGQKPSAGFWTFEYYQSFFNVDTVQVLDRVKGSVMPLPGRNFIKHYLRSNPDLYGPFWICVTLVFSVAISGNLSTFLSEMGNPTFHYRPQFHKVTIAAVVIFMYAWLVPIGLWGFLTWRQGAERQTGGYSFLETVCVYGYSLFIYIPTSVLWIIPFDWLRWILILVAMVISGSVLVLTFWPVVRDDTKVTAVATVVTIVVLHTLLAVGCKMYFFHTAVHLPTPVPTTSALHNHTILAKPY